One Gossypium hirsutum isolate 1008001.06 chromosome A11, Gossypium_hirsutum_v2.1, whole genome shotgun sequence genomic window carries:
- the LOC107924654 gene encoding probable inactive histone-lysine N-methyltransferase SUVR2 isoform X2: MARNPRIVQAFRAMKEIGIREDKVKPVLKRLLNLYEKNWELIESENYRVLADAIFDEEESKVSEPEKYKKCDEDEDTEGGGLVHDELVRRPLKRLRRLGETSSSHRTGSPNVAGTLLKKPKVEDEPSPASLQQKSLQCNIGKRTEYLPASPGSVSPQPVSPASVSPHHGDRTALPGPVLFQSPSPAHASPHHGGMNKGKQTVEPRPLAVLGRPEPNSHSSQMHFSSKGKELMSPNVTSNGKGPQRVSLSLHIKDLAPEPCVIPKKRVVDTHALIIPKEEPFTDDMPQDEVPIAVIHPDPLSGKDLAIREFSTGKSNWQEPPESLHADEIVGGGASASMSKRHTSCELATVSNEIPSRLEIASSQLGEVKISVSYNNSALGGQKFQLPSIDELRELMEQRCLRSYKLIDPKFDIIKILNDMCECISELATNSSNQSREGDVMPALDVLKRSPGRDALDAESNRENGCMLVRLLNGSFIVQPSSNGCVDDVGGKELVVLPQHELTLNELRWLHDASDITKGEEKVEISWVNEINKDFPPPFQYISENLVFQNAHVSFNLYGIGDESCPTCFGDCLLAEQPCGCACRAGRKFAYSSAGVVEEDFLGECISMTRDPQQQFLLYCTECPLERSKKDDFPEPCKGHLKRKVIKECWSKCGCHKQCGNRVVQRGLNYKLQVFLTPDEKGWGLRTLEKLPKGAFVCEFVGEILTISELYARNREKHTCPILLDAYWGLKGGSRDEEALCLDATCYGNVARFINHRCFDANLIEIPVEVETPDLRYYHLAFFTTREVHALEELTWDYGIDFDDLDHPVKAFRCRCGSKFCRNMKRSTR; encoded by the exons ATGGCACGAAACCCCAGAATTGTGCAGGCCTTCCGCGCCATGAAGGAAATAGGAATTCGCGAGGACAAAGTGAAACCAGTATTGAAGAGGCTTCTAAATTTATATGAAAAGAATTGGGAGCTAATTGAATCAGAAAATTATAGAGTTCTTGCTGATGCCATCTTTGATGAGGAGGAGAGTAAG GTGTCGGAACCGGAAAAATACAAGAAATGCGAT GAGGATGAAGATACTGAAGGAGGAGGTTTGGTACATGATGAGCTTGTGAGGCGGCCCTTAAAAAGATTGAGAAGACTAGGTGAGACATCAAGTTCTCATAGAACCGGCAGCCCCAATGTGGCTGGAACACTTTTAAAGAAGCCTAAAGTCGAGGATGAACCATCTCCTGCTTCTTTACAACAGAAGTCACTTCAGTGCAATATTGGAAAAAGGACAGAATACCTGCCTGCTTCACCTGGTTCTGTTTCACCTCAGCCTGTTTCTCCTGCTTCAGTTTCACCCCATCATGGTGATAGGACTGCCTTACCTGGTCCTGTTTTATTTCAGTCTCCCTCTCCTGCTCATGCTTCACCCCATCATGGAGGTATGAATAAAGGGAAGCAAACCGTGGAACCTAGGCCTTTGGCCGTACTGGGAAGACCTGAACCAAATTCGCATTCATCTCAAATGCATTTTAGCAGCAAAGGAAAGGAACTAATGTCACCTAATGTTACTTCTAATGGGAAAGGCCCTCAGAGAGTCTCTCTCTCCTTGCATATTAAAGATCTGGCACCCGAGCCTTGTGTTATTCCTAAGAAAAGAGTGGTTGATACTCATGCACTGATCATACCTAAGGAAGAGCCATTTACTGATGACATGCCACAGGATGAGGTTCCTATTGCAGTAATTCATCCAG ATCCATTAAGTGGAAAAGATTTGGCAATTAGGGAATTTTCAACTGGAAAATCAAATTGGCAGGAACCTCCAGAATCCCTGCATGCAGATGAAATTGTAGGTGGTGGTGCTTCAGCTTCGATGAGTAAGAGGCATACCAGTTGTGAGCTTGCTACTGTTTCTAATGAAATTCCTTCTAGACTAGAAATTGCCTCATCACAATTGGGTGAGGTGAAGATTTCTGTAAGCTACAACAATTCTGCTCTTGGAGGACAAAAATTCCAATTGCCTAGCATAGATGAGCTAAGAGAACTAATGGAACAGAGATGTCTCCGATCATATAAACTCATTGACCCAAAATTTGATATCATTAAAATTCTAAATGATATGTGTGAGTGCATCTCGGAATTGGCAACTAATTCCTCTAATCAATCGCGGGAAGGTGATGTGATGCCAGCTCTTGATGTGTTGAAGAGATCTCCTGGAAGAGATGCTCTTGATGCTGAGAGCAATAGAGAAAATGGTTGCATGCTAGTCAGACTGTTAAATGGATCTTTCATTGTTCAGCCCTCTTCAAATGGATGTGTTGATGATGTAGGGGGGAAGGAATTGGTGGTTCTTCCACAGCATGAACTTACTCTTAATGAATTAAGGTGGCTTCATGATGCAAGTGACATAACCAAGGGAGAAGAAAAAGTTGAAATTTCATgggtaaatgaaattaataaagATTTTCCTCCACCGTTTCAATATATTTCAGAGAATCTCGTATTTCAAAATGCTCATGTTAGTTTTAATCTTTATGGGATTGGAGATGAAAGTTGTCCGACATGTTTTGGGGATTGTCTCTTGGCTGAGCAGCCGTGTGGTTGTGCTTGTCGAGCTGGGAGAAAATTTGCATACTCTTCAGCGGGTGTTGTTGAAGAGGACTTCTTAGGAGAGTGCATCTCTATGACTCGTGATCCACAACAACAATTTCTCCTTTATTGTACAGAATGCCCCCTTGAGAGATCCAAGAAGGATGACTTTCCAGAACCTTGCAAGGGGCACTTAAAGAGAAAAGTTATCAAAGAATGTTGGAGCAAATGTGGCTGCCATAAGCAGTGTGGTAACAGAGTAGTTCAGAGAGGTCTAAACTACAAATTGCAG GTTTTTTTGACACCTGATGAAAAAGGTTGGGGCCTCAGAACTCTAGAGAAGCTTCCCAAAGGGGCCTTCGTATGTGAGTTTGTTGGAGAAATACTCACTATATCTGAGTTGTATGCAAGGAACAGAGAGAAACATACTTGCCCTATCCTGTTAGATGCTTATTGGGGGTTGAAGGGAGGTTCTAGGGATGAAGAAGCTCTCTGTTTGGATGCCACATGTTATGGAAATGTCGCTCGGTTTATCAATCATAG ATGCTTTGATGCAAACTTGATTGAAATTCCTGTTGAAGTGGAGACCCCGGATCTTCGTTACTACCAT CTAGCCTTCTTCACAACTAGAGAAGTTCATGCACTTGAAGAGCTTACTTGG
- the LOC107924654 gene encoding probable inactive histone-lysine N-methyltransferase SUVR2 isoform X1, with amino-acid sequence MARNPRIVQAFRAMKEIGIREDKVKPVLKRLLNLYEKNWELIESENYRVLADAIFDEEESKVSEPEKYKKCDEDEDTEGGGLVHDELVRRPLKRLRRLGETSSSHRTGSPNVAGTLLKKPKVEDEPSPASLQQKSLQCNIGKRTEYLPASPGSVSPQPVSPASVSPHHGDRTALPGPVLFQSPSPAHASPHHGGMNKGKQTVEPRPLAVLGRPEPNSHSSQMHFSSKGKELMSPNVTSNGKGPQRVSLSLHIKDLAPEPCVIPKKRVVDTHALIIPKEEPFTDDMPQDEVPIAVIHPDPLSGKDLAIREFSTGKSNWQEPPESLHADEIVGGGASASMSKRHTSCELATVSNEIPSRLEIASSQLGEVKISVSYNNSALGGQKFQLPSIDELRELMEQRCLRSYKLIDPKFDIIKILNDMCECISELATNSSNQSREGDVMPALDVLKRSPGRDALDAESNRENGCMLVRLLNGSFIVQPSSNGCVDDVGGKELVVLPQHELTLNELRWLHDASDITKGEEKVEISWVNEINKDFPPPFQYISENLVFQNAHVSFNLYGIGDESCPTCFGDCLLAEQPCGCACRAGRKFAYSSAGVVEEDFLGECISMTRDPQQQFLLYCTECPLERSKKDDFPEPCKGHLKRKVIKECWSKCGCHKQCGNRVVQRGLNYKLQVFLTPDEKGWGLRTLEKLPKGAFVCEFVGEILTISELYARNREKHTCPILLDAYWGLKGGSRDEEALCLDATCYGNVARFINHRCFDANLIEIPVEVETPDLRYYHLAFFTTREVHALEELTWDYGIDFDDLDHPVKAFRCRCGSKFCRNMKRSTRSKSAIITG; translated from the exons ATGGCACGAAACCCCAGAATTGTGCAGGCCTTCCGCGCCATGAAGGAAATAGGAATTCGCGAGGACAAAGTGAAACCAGTATTGAAGAGGCTTCTAAATTTATATGAAAAGAATTGGGAGCTAATTGAATCAGAAAATTATAGAGTTCTTGCTGATGCCATCTTTGATGAGGAGGAGAGTAAG GTGTCGGAACCGGAAAAATACAAGAAATGCGAT GAGGATGAAGATACTGAAGGAGGAGGTTTGGTACATGATGAGCTTGTGAGGCGGCCCTTAAAAAGATTGAGAAGACTAGGTGAGACATCAAGTTCTCATAGAACCGGCAGCCCCAATGTGGCTGGAACACTTTTAAAGAAGCCTAAAGTCGAGGATGAACCATCTCCTGCTTCTTTACAACAGAAGTCACTTCAGTGCAATATTGGAAAAAGGACAGAATACCTGCCTGCTTCACCTGGTTCTGTTTCACCTCAGCCTGTTTCTCCTGCTTCAGTTTCACCCCATCATGGTGATAGGACTGCCTTACCTGGTCCTGTTTTATTTCAGTCTCCCTCTCCTGCTCATGCTTCACCCCATCATGGAGGTATGAATAAAGGGAAGCAAACCGTGGAACCTAGGCCTTTGGCCGTACTGGGAAGACCTGAACCAAATTCGCATTCATCTCAAATGCATTTTAGCAGCAAAGGAAAGGAACTAATGTCACCTAATGTTACTTCTAATGGGAAAGGCCCTCAGAGAGTCTCTCTCTCCTTGCATATTAAAGATCTGGCACCCGAGCCTTGTGTTATTCCTAAGAAAAGAGTGGTTGATACTCATGCACTGATCATACCTAAGGAAGAGCCATTTACTGATGACATGCCACAGGATGAGGTTCCTATTGCAGTAATTCATCCAG ATCCATTAAGTGGAAAAGATTTGGCAATTAGGGAATTTTCAACTGGAAAATCAAATTGGCAGGAACCTCCAGAATCCCTGCATGCAGATGAAATTGTAGGTGGTGGTGCTTCAGCTTCGATGAGTAAGAGGCATACCAGTTGTGAGCTTGCTACTGTTTCTAATGAAATTCCTTCTAGACTAGAAATTGCCTCATCACAATTGGGTGAGGTGAAGATTTCTGTAAGCTACAACAATTCTGCTCTTGGAGGACAAAAATTCCAATTGCCTAGCATAGATGAGCTAAGAGAACTAATGGAACAGAGATGTCTCCGATCATATAAACTCATTGACCCAAAATTTGATATCATTAAAATTCTAAATGATATGTGTGAGTGCATCTCGGAATTGGCAACTAATTCCTCTAATCAATCGCGGGAAGGTGATGTGATGCCAGCTCTTGATGTGTTGAAGAGATCTCCTGGAAGAGATGCTCTTGATGCTGAGAGCAATAGAGAAAATGGTTGCATGCTAGTCAGACTGTTAAATGGATCTTTCATTGTTCAGCCCTCTTCAAATGGATGTGTTGATGATGTAGGGGGGAAGGAATTGGTGGTTCTTCCACAGCATGAACTTACTCTTAATGAATTAAGGTGGCTTCATGATGCAAGTGACATAACCAAGGGAGAAGAAAAAGTTGAAATTTCATgggtaaatgaaattaataaagATTTTCCTCCACCGTTTCAATATATTTCAGAGAATCTCGTATTTCAAAATGCTCATGTTAGTTTTAATCTTTATGGGATTGGAGATGAAAGTTGTCCGACATGTTTTGGGGATTGTCTCTTGGCTGAGCAGCCGTGTGGTTGTGCTTGTCGAGCTGGGAGAAAATTTGCATACTCTTCAGCGGGTGTTGTTGAAGAGGACTTCTTAGGAGAGTGCATCTCTATGACTCGTGATCCACAACAACAATTTCTCCTTTATTGTACAGAATGCCCCCTTGAGAGATCCAAGAAGGATGACTTTCCAGAACCTTGCAAGGGGCACTTAAAGAGAAAAGTTATCAAAGAATGTTGGAGCAAATGTGGCTGCCATAAGCAGTGTGGTAACAGAGTAGTTCAGAGAGGTCTAAACTACAAATTGCAG GTTTTTTTGACACCTGATGAAAAAGGTTGGGGCCTCAGAACTCTAGAGAAGCTTCCCAAAGGGGCCTTCGTATGTGAGTTTGTTGGAGAAATACTCACTATATCTGAGTTGTATGCAAGGAACAGAGAGAAACATACTTGCCCTATCCTGTTAGATGCTTATTGGGGGTTGAAGGGAGGTTCTAGGGATGAAGAAGCTCTCTGTTTGGATGCCACATGTTATGGAAATGTCGCTCGGTTTATCAATCATAG ATGCTTTGATGCAAACTTGATTGAAATTCCTGTTGAAGTGGAGACCCCGGATCTTCGTTACTACCAT CTAGCCTTCTTCACAACTAGAGAAGTTCATGCACTTGAAGAGCTTACTTGG